A part of Jiangella alba genomic DNA contains:
- a CDS encoding NAD-dependent epimerase/dehydratase family protein, producing the protein MTTELHVVLGTGPAGTTLAEQLLRRGHTVRTVDRRGTTPLDGAQPYAADVRDPVAAAAAVAGAAVVYHCVNVPYERQVEVMPRIQESVLAAAEATGARLVVTDTLYPYGPTGGEAMTEETPWRAVAVKGRMRADLDGRYLQAHQRGRVRVTLGRAADFFGPRVFNSSLGAAVFPAALTGETALAMGDIDLPHSYSYIRDVAAGLALLGERPDAAGRVWHLPTAPAVSTRRVHELIAELTGRPLSVDVLTEPGPWGPFDDVFMAEYAELFYQYLEPQVMDSSAFHLTFGVRPTPLADALAETVAWYRTSLRPAAG; encoded by the coding sequence AGCAGTTGCTGCGCCGCGGCCACACCGTTCGGACCGTCGATCGCCGTGGCACCACTCCGTTGGACGGGGCTCAGCCGTACGCCGCCGACGTCCGCGATCCGGTGGCCGCCGCAGCGGCCGTCGCCGGCGCCGCCGTCGTTTATCACTGCGTGAATGTGCCGTACGAGCGGCAGGTCGAGGTGATGCCGCGCATCCAGGAGTCGGTCCTCGCCGCGGCCGAAGCGACCGGCGCGCGGCTCGTCGTCACCGACACGCTGTATCCGTACGGCCCGACCGGCGGCGAGGCGATGACGGAGGAGACGCCGTGGCGGGCGGTCGCGGTGAAGGGCCGGATGCGCGCCGACCTCGACGGTCGCTACCTCCAGGCGCACCAGCGCGGCCGGGTCCGGGTGACGCTCGGCCGGGCCGCCGACTTCTTCGGCCCGCGGGTGTTCAACTCCAGCCTGGGCGCGGCGGTGTTCCCGGCCGCGTTGACCGGCGAGACCGCGCTGGCCATGGGCGACATCGACCTGCCGCACAGCTACAGCTACATCCGCGACGTGGCAGCCGGGCTGGCGCTGCTCGGCGAGCGGCCCGACGCGGCCGGCCGGGTCTGGCACCTGCCGACGGCTCCGGCGGTGTCGACGCGGCGGGTGCACGAGCTGATCGCCGAGCTCACCGGCCGGCCGCTCTCCGTCGACGTCCTGACCGAGCCGGGGCCGTGGGGCCCGTTCGACGACGTGTTCATGGCCGAGTACGCCGAGCTGTTCTACCAGTACCTCGAGCCGCAGGTCATGGACTCGTCGGCCTTCCATCTGACGTTCGGGGTGCGGCCGACGCCGCTCGCCGACGCCCTGGCCGAGACCGTCGCCTGGTACAGGACGAGCCTGCGCCCGGCCGCCGGCTGA
- a CDS encoding MmcQ/YjbR family DNA-binding protein, protein MVTIDDVRRHALSLPRTTEGLVRDSVKFRIRSIVYAAISPDETIMGFGYPRDERDDLVASDPSKFLPPLKSDERFQWVRVRLAAIDEDEMRELVTDAWRMCVPKKVAAAYDEFGTEAPPV, encoded by the coding sequence ATGGTGACGATCGACGACGTGCGGCGGCACGCGCTGTCGCTGCCCCGCACCACTGAGGGCCTGGTCCGCGACAGCGTGAAGTTCCGCATCAGGAGCATCGTGTACGCGGCCATCTCGCCCGACGAGACGATCATGGGCTTCGGCTATCCCAGGGACGAGCGGGACGATCTGGTCGCGTCCGATCCGTCGAAGTTCCTCCCTCCGTTGAAGTCGGACGAGCGGTTCCAATGGGTACGCGTGCGGCTGGCCGCCATCGACGAGGACGAGATGCGCGAGCTGGTCACCGACGCCTGGCGCATGTGCGTCCCGAAGAAGGTCGCCGCCGCCTACGACGAGTTCGGCACGGAGGCCCCGCCAGTGTGA